ATTGGGGTTTGCCACAACTTGAGGTTCAACGTATAACTCTTCCAAATCTACCACGTATAATCTTTTTATAATGAGAAAATAAAATTTCTATGGAGAATTTGAGGAAGACCGTATTTATATGGAATGAAAATTATTTAGATTACTCCTTCCCTGAAGATCATCCATTTAAATCGCTTAGAGAATCCATGGCAAAAAAATTTATGGAAGAAAGAGGATTTTTCCACGACATAAATTTAGAAAACGCAGTGCCTGTAACAGAGAGTTTACTAGAAAAGATTCACGATAAGAATTACATAGAGTTTGTGAAAAAGAAGAGTCTAGAAGGGAGAGGATACTTAGATGAAGGAGATACTCCAGCTTTTAAAGGAATATATGAGGCTGCAATTCTAAGAGTTGGAGGCAGTGTGAAAGCTTTAGAAATGATAGAAAAAGGATATGATGTGGCAATAAATATAGGAGGAGGATTTCATCATGCAAAGAAATCTGCTGCCTCTGGATTTTGTGTATTTAATGATGTAGCATTGATAGCTAAACTTGCCGAGAAGAAGTATAGAGTAGCCATAGTGGACATAGATGGGCATCACGGTGATGGAACACAGCAATTGCTTTACGATGATAATAGAGTTTTGAAAATATCTTTACACATGTTCTACAAAAACTTCTTCCCTGGAACAGGAAATTATGATGAGATAGGAGAAGGGAATGGTAAGGGATTTAGTCTTAATATTCCTTTGCCTCCAGGTACTGCAGACGATGCATATACTTTAGCATTTAGGGAAGTTGCCGTAAAAAAGCTGGAAAAATTTAAGCCGGAACTAATAATTATTGTTGAAGGGGGAGATTCGCATTTTGATGACCCTTTAGTAGAGCTTAAGTTATCTACTAAAGGATACTTTGAAGTAATAAATGAAGTTTTAAATGTT
This genomic interval from Acidianus sp. HS-5 contains the following:
- a CDS encoding acetoin utilization protein AcuC; protein product: MRKTVFIWNENYLDYSFPEDHPFKSLRESMAKKFMEERGFFHDINLENAVPVTESLLEKIHDKNYIEFVKKKSLEGRGYLDEGDTPAFKGIYEAAILRVGGSVKALEMIEKGYDVAINIGGGFHHAKKSAASGFCVFNDVALIAKLAEKKYRVAIVDIDGHHGDGTQQLLYDDNRVLKISLHMFYKNFFPGTGNYDEIGEGNGKGFSLNIPLPPGTADDAYTLAFREVAVKKLEKFKPELIIIVEGGDSHFDDPLVELKLSTKGYFEVINEVLNVANKFSSKIILLGGGGYNYEATARIWTITTAQLAGIDMSEVDLLHDCCFTSSTNFVKGKVNEVIKKLKEIHGLLY